TATTCACATTTTCCACTTCAGTCTCTGCATGCTGCTGGTTTGCAACGTTAATAAACTCATCACAACGTTCTTGGAAGGTTTTTTTAGCAGGGGCATTTTCGCTCATATTCTCCCTCGTTCTTAATTGAATTATGGGGCTTGATTAGCCGAAAATTGATTTCAGGCGGTTGATCGTAATCTTTACGCGGCTTAATAAGCATTTCACAAAATTACCATTGGCGTGCTTGAAGTGCTTTTTAAAGGGTCTTTTTACTTCCCACGTGCCTTTAAAACCATTCGGAAAAATCACCAAGTCACCGGCTTTAAAGGTCACGGCAGGACTGCCATCTTCAGGCGTCATCACGCATTCGCCTTCCAGAATATAGGCATACTCGGTAGTGATGAATTTCCAAGGAAAAACAGAGACTTCTTTCTGCCAGGTTGGCCAGTGTTTGACGCCGAGTTTTTTCAATTGTGCTTCGCTAGGATTACTCTCTACGGTGATGGGTTTCATTTGATTTCCTGATACATTTCATATCGCCGGTCGATATGATTTCAGGGGAAGTAGGGTACGGGATCAGCGCTCATTTTCATAGGCAAGTCAATGAAACAAGGCAGGTTGGGCTGACGCAGGAAGCCCAAATTGATGTGATAATCAAGGCTTGAATAAAGACTAAGAAAAGTAGTGATAAAGAAAGTAAACGTTATAAATGAGTATCATGGGCACGGCAATCATATCGATGCTTTTCGACTGTCTGCTATTCATGGTGATGCGGCCTGACCTTACAAAATAATATTTTTTGAGAAGCAGCGCGAAGCCGGGCATGATGAAAAAAATCAATGTCATCCATAAGTGAAGGCTCAATGTGTATTCTCCTGAAAAATTACCAAATCAATACAACTCACGGCTCACCAAAAAATACCTCATCAACAACGTCTCCAACGCTCCAATCAGGACTTAGCAGACCCTTTCTCATGTACCGATGAATGCTTGAATAGGGCCATTCAGCGGCGTTGCCAAATGCCACGTTCACGTTTGAGCACACGGCTTGGCTTGAGCGGTTCGGTCTTGGCTAGGGCGCGTGAAAACGCCGATTTGATTAACATCCAACGTTTGGAAAAATTGGCATCGCCATCAGGCATAGTCCAGAGTGCATGTATATGATCGGGCAGGATCACCATTGCATCAATATAGAAGGGATGGCGTTGTTTGACGCTACGCATGCATCGGCGCAGCAAAGAAATATGATCGGTTAAAAGCGATTCTTGCCGGTCAAGCAGATTAACCGTAAAGAAATAAGTGGCACCCGCCACATCAGCACGTCGATAACGCATCATTCACAATCCTTGTGAAAGCTTAAAAGTCTTTCTCAAATTTATCAGCCCAACATCAAACCTGCAAAACCATGTAGGTTGGGCTGAAGCATGAAGCCCAACGTGGGGTTAGGATCCAAAGCTTAGGATCGATTTGTTTTGATTGTTGGGCTTCGTACCTCAGCCCAACCTACCTTGCTAGGTTAAACATATCGCATCGTGACAGGATGTGCAAAATCGGCATGGAAGAGCTAACTGTTGTCAGCGCTGGGAGTAGCTTACATTGCCCTGATATAGAACAAATCAAGGGGCAGCTTACTCTATAGTTCTATGACATCAGAGAGCGCTTCTTGAGCTGTTGTGTTTCATGTTGGCTGAACCCTTGATTCCTGTTTTTGGTTATTTATAAATTATTTTATCTATTAGACCTAATCGTATTTTATTTGCTTTTTTTGATTGAGCGTCAACAAACACAACCCAGTCACTATTTATTAATAATATTTCTGACTCAATTACTTTTCCTTCCATGTGTATCTCTGCTCGTGGTTGTTGCGGTCCACCCAAATATGAAGGGATCTTAGGATATATGGTATCTGAAAATTTAAGGCACAACATGGTTGTCATTACCCCAATTGCGATAAAGCCCAAGATGATTTTCATAGTTGTTTGAGTTTTCTCGTCAGAGTTTTCGTCAAGGTAAGGTGGATCAACACCATATTTATGGTCAACTTGCGAGAGAGACACTCCAACCAGACCGAAAACTATGAAGATGTTAAAAATGATAATTGATTTTAGATCAGGTTCTTGACTAGCTTGAAATATAAATATCAGAACTGATGGGACAGATATTATTCTAATAATACTTCTAGTTATTTTTTGTCCGGTGCCGTTCCCGACAGTCATCATCCCAATCAAATCATGTAATGTAAAAGTTACTACGAATATTGATAGATACCCATGATTTTTAAGTATTAATTGAATAGCCACCGATTCATTAGACACTTATCAGGTTTCATACTACAAAAGTAACTGGTTCCCAGTTGCAGTGTAACTGTTACTAACTTAATTTCTTACTCCAATCTGAGCATAGTGTAATTACGCAATTTTAATGTAACTCTATGATTAGAGCTTGGAGGCCTAAAGATGGATAGTCTGTTTAAGATTCTGCTTCTCACCATCCCATTTTATGTTTCGGGATGTGCTCAATTTGTTGAGACTTCTTACGGAAGTGATGGAAACAACTTCTTTATAAAAAATGCTCAACAACAAGACACAGCCAAAGACGCATACTTCAATGGTGACTTTCATGAGGCAAAGCTGAGTTGGAAGATACTTAAACAGGAGGTAGATTCTCGTTTACCTGAGATGAAATACCCAGCCGCTCTGTACATGGAAGGGGCTAAGTATGAGGCAAATTCTGCTTATGCCAGTCTCAAAATGGGAGACCTTGCAGAGGGCTATGAAACTTACAGGAAAGTTTTTGAATATATAAATTCAGAAATTAAGAATCATAAAAACTACTCAGAAAACCGGGCTCGGGAAATTAGGGGAAGGAAACTTTTCAGTCAGGCTTTGAGCAAAACTATCACAACAGGTTTACTTTTGGCTGCCGCTGACTCGACACAAGAGCAATCTGTCTTGAACTTAATTCAAGAAGAAGCCGATCGGATCAGTAGTCTATACAATGAGGATAACTTTTTAGTTGATGACCGAATTTCTGAGTGGTCACTCCCAGAAGCGCCAGGTGCAATTTCAGACGATGGAATAAGAGTTGTGTTCCTGCCCAGTATTGATGAGCCACTTAACATAGGTAAATTGACTATCAATACATCCCGAGGTGCCTCACGATGCACTGCGACATTAGTCGGAGAAAAGGTTGCACTGACAGCCGCTCATTGCGTTACAGACGGAGATGTTTTAGTTAACCCAGCGTCTTTAACACTTGAGTTTTCTGATTTGTATATCCCAGATGTTGTATCTGTTGAACAAATTGTCACACATCAAAATAAGCCCTTTGAATACGATAAGCTTCACATAAATCTTGAAGCCCAAGATTGGGCATTACTTGAGCTTACCAGACACCCTGTCGGTAGAGGTTACGCTGGTGTTATGGATCAAACCCAAGTCAGAGATGACTCTAAGGTGATAGCAACTGGGTTTTCAGCTGACCTTAATGATGGCCGCTACCTATCAATGCATTGGGGCTGTGGAATCATAGATAGACAGGCACATTACTCGGAGCTCAAGTGCAAAATATCAGGTGGTGCATCAGGGGGGCCAGTATTCACCCTAGATGAGCAGGATAAGATTATCGGAGTCAATTCATATGGCCCTGACACAGAAGTGCGTGAGGGCGTGGCCAACACGTCTGACTTCATAGATTTATTGATTGAGTATAGAAAATCAAATCATCAGGGTGATTCGATGATCTTAAATAACAAGGTTCTCAGATCTGTCGACGCGGGCTTTTATGACTGGAACACAGATTGTCAGTTGTCAGGCATTTGGGCTGAAGCTAATAATTCCATTTCAGTAATGCAAGAGACAATTACGGGTGAGGTAAGTGGCAGAAATGTACGGTACCTAGCTCACTCAGGTTATCTTCAACAGCTTCAACTTACTGGACAAAAAGTTAGAAGCGGGTTTTACGACACGGTCTATGGGTCTGGAAGCAATGTATATGATGTTCGTGGTAGCTACTATGTCCGTACAAACACCAATTTGATGATCTCAACTAATGGCTATGGCAAGAAGATAGCCCCAATTCTATGTCAATAACTCATCATCTTGCGTAATTTTATGAATCTGAGATTTTACAATTATACGGATTTAGTTGTAGTTCATTGATCACTACTTGCGTCGTCTTATTGTTCGCCAACTCTTAAAACCCATGTTTACTGAAGCGGCCTGTGGGTGTTGCCATTCCAAGCACCTCCTACATATAAACTGGAGACACTACCTAACTGTTTGAAATGGTCTGTGGAAGAGTGGTAGACCCCCTTTGACTGTTCATATGGAACTGTTCTGATGCCCAAATAATAGCCACGAATTGTCTACGATAGTCAAAGCAGTCCCAATATGTAATTCACATAATTGAGTTTTAACCTACATCAGTGTCTAACTTCGTCATAGTAGAGAATTGCCCATCGGTTCTCTAAGCCACCCATGATCAGTTTAAATGTGGTTTCAAGCTCATAGCCACTATTAAAATGAATGATCATTAAACGAATATCAGACAACCCCTCAACATCGTTCGGGTATGGTGTGCCAAACTGGTCAAGGTGGTGCGGTTCTCCGGGTTGAGGCTCGATCACGGCAAGTTCAACCTTGCATGGTCCTGGTTCTTCGAAATCACAAGACAGAATCTCTTCACATTGATCCGAGACTGTTTTGTCATTGAGGCCGTGTGTAAGTTGGGATAGTGCATCTTGTGAGTTGAGACTATCAGGATAAAGCATCGAGATGCAGACCATGTCACTGGATTCTATCTTATCAGCAATATCAGCCGTGACCGGCGAGTGTGTTAGAAATTCAGCCACGGTTGAGAATAGCGAACTTTCAGTCTGAGCAAACACATTACAAGCACTCAGAAGTAGCATCATTGTCACAAGAAATTTCATGAATTGCTCCTTGATCATAGCAAGTGTCAATCATCAAAACCGCATTCACAGTGATGCTTATAGCAAGAAACCTGGAAGCAATCGGGGCATATCTCCAAGTTGTCGAGCTTGAATCGATCACCGCAAACGCTGCAGCAAAGCTTTCTGTTGATAAAAGCCGTGTAATC
The genomic region above belongs to Methylophaga frappieri and contains:
- a CDS encoding REP-associated tyrosine transposase; translation: MMRYRRADVAGATYFFTVNLLDRQESLLTDHISLLRRCMRSVKQRHPFYIDAMVILPDHIHALWTMPDGDANFSKRWMLIKSAFSRALAKTEPLKPSRVLKRERGIWQRR
- a CDS encoding cupin domain-containing protein, giving the protein MKPITVESNPSEAQLKKLGVKHWPTWQKEVSVFPWKFITTEYAYILEGECVMTPEDGSPAVTFKAGDLVIFPNGFKGTWEVKRPFKKHFKHANGNFVKCLLSRVKITINRLKSIFG
- a CDS encoding trypsin-like serine peptidase, with product MDSLFKILLLTIPFYVSGCAQFVETSYGSDGNNFFIKNAQQQDTAKDAYFNGDFHEAKLSWKILKQEVDSRLPEMKYPAALYMEGAKYEANSAYASLKMGDLAEGYETYRKVFEYINSEIKNHKNYSENRAREIRGRKLFSQALSKTITTGLLLAAADSTQEQSVLNLIQEEADRISSLYNEDNFLVDDRISEWSLPEAPGAISDDGIRVVFLPSIDEPLNIGKLTINTSRGASRCTATLVGEKVALTAAHCVTDGDVLVNPASLTLEFSDLYIPDVVSVEQIVTHQNKPFEYDKLHINLEAQDWALLELTRHPVGRGYAGVMDQTQVRDDSKVIATGFSADLNDGRYLSMHWGCGIIDRQAHYSELKCKISGGASGGPVFTLDEQDKIIGVNSYGPDTEVREGVANTSDFIDLLIEYRKSNHQGDSMILNNKVLRSVDAGFYDWNTDCQLSGIWAEANNSISVMQETITGEVSGRNVRYLAHSGYLQQLQLTGQKVRSGFYDTVYGSGSNVYDVRGSYYVRTNTNLMISTNGYGKKIAPILCQ